The Dioscorea cayenensis subsp. rotundata cultivar TDr96_F1 chromosome 19, TDr96_F1_v2_PseudoChromosome.rev07_lg8_w22 25.fasta, whole genome shotgun sequence genome includes a window with the following:
- the LOC120249426 gene encoding ABC transporter B family member 21-like has protein sequence MAEEHKKSKDGNMVLPFSRSNSKVVDAEQNPTDMKETKDSKKEEEGKSGSVPFYKLFSFADSIDVVLMILGTVGAVANGSALPLTTLLFGNLINSFGGNKNDHSVLHQVSKVALQFVYLAIGAGVASFLQVACWMATGERQAARMRNLYLQAILRQEIAFFDKEANTGEIVGRLSGDTVLIQDAMGEKAGKFIQLISTFIGGFTVAFVQGWLLTLVMLSTIPPLVVAGAAMSTVISKMASRGQTAYAEASVIVEQTISSIRIVASFTGEKQSVNKYSSSLRGAYNATVQEGLAAGLGLGTASCVMFCGYALGVWYGSKLILNNNYSGGDVITAIFAVLTGSLSLGQASPCLSSFAAGQAAVFKMFETINRKTEIDAYDTRGKKLDDIHGDIEFKNVCFCYPSRPDEEIFRDLSLFIERGNTVALVGESGSGKSTVISLIERFYDPKSGEVLIDGINIKDFQLRWIRGKIGLVSQEPVLFSCSIRDNIAYGRDDATTEEIIAASELANASKFINSMPQGIDTMVGELGTQLSGGQKQRVAIARAILKDPRILLLDEATSALDAESERVVQEALDRVMTNRTTVIVAHRLSTVRKADTITVLHGGKIVEKGSHSELLDDRNGAYSQFIRLQELDQELNHSVQSEDDKFITLVEAGRQLSSQTSLHRSISRGSFGSSSRRSLSIPFGIPIGLDIQDGGPEDPDMEMPCKQPPVPLQRLVHLNKPELPVLILGAAAAIVSGVLLPIFGLLLSNIIETFYQPPPKLKRDAKFWSAMFVATGVIYLLALPTKSYFFAVAGAKLIRRIRLMTFEKLVHMEMAWFDDPVNSSAAIGARLSADAATVRCLVGDALALLVQNTATLLAGLVIAFVANWQLSLIILALIPLIGLNGWIQIEFMKGFSADAKIMYEEASQVANDAVGSIRTVASFSAEEKVTELYKRKCNGPTVTGIRQGLISGIGFGLSFFLLYSVYALSFYAGARLVEDGKTSFPKVFRVFFALLMAAIGISQSSSVAPDSSKANSATASVFAILDRKSIVDPSDESGMKLESLRGNIEFRHVNFRYPLRHDVQIFQDLNLIIQSGKTVALVGESGSGKSTALALLQRFYEPDSGQILVDGTEIDKFQVKWLRQQMGLVSQEPVLFNDAIRANIAYGKEGKATEAEIIAAAELASAHRFISSLQQGYDTLVGERGIQLSGGQKQRVAIARAIVKEPKILLLDEATSALDIESERIVQEALEQVMKNRTTVVVAHRLCTIKNADLIAVIKNGAVVEKGKHETLMNIKDGAYASLVALQSKSYYSS, from the exons ATGGCAGAAGAacacaagaaaagcaaagaTGGTAACATGGTTTTGCCTTTTTCACGTAGCAACTCAAAGGTGGTAGATGCAGAGCAAAACCCCACAGACATGAAAGAGACCAAAGACAGCAAGAAGGAAGAGGAAGGCAAGAGTGGTAGCGTTCCATTTTACAAGCTCTTCTCATTTGCAGACTCCATTGATGTTGTCCTGATGATTTTGGGCACTGTTGGAGCAGTAGCAAATGGTTCTGCTCTGCCACTCACAACACTTTTGTTTGGCAATCTCATTAATTCTTTTGGAGGAAATAAAAATGATCACTCTGTTCTCCATCAAGTTTCTAAG GTAGCTCTTCAATTTGTCTATTTAGCAATCGGAGCAGGCGTTGCATCTTTTCTTC AGGTTGCTTGCTGGATGGCTACTGGAGAAAGACAAGCTGCCAGAATGAGGAACTTGTATCTGCAAGCCATACTGAGGCAGGAAATTGCATTCTTTGACAAAGAAGCAAACACTGGAGAAATTGTTGGGAGGTTGTCAGGTGACACAGTTCTCATTCAAGATGCCATGGGTGAAAAG GCAGGAAAATTTATTCAGCTTATCTCAACCTTCATTGGAGGCTTCACAGTGGCTTTTGTTCAGGGCTGGCTTCTCACACTTGTGATGCTTTCCACAATCCCTCCACTTGTAGTTGCTGGTGCAGCCATGTCCACAGTAATAAGCAAGATGGCCTCTCGTGGCCAAACCGCTTATGCTGAAGCATCAGTCATCGTTGAACAAACAATAAGTTCAATTAGAATA GTAGCATCCTTTACAGGAGAGAAGCAATCGGTTAACAAGTACAGCAGTTCTCTTAGAGGTGCTTACAATGCCACTGTCCAAGAGGGTTTGGCTGCTGGTCTGGGTCTTGGTACTGCCTCATGTGTCATGTTCTGTGGATATGCTTTGGGGGTATGGTATGGTTCAAAGCTGATACTGAATAACAATTACTCTGGTGGAGATGTCATTACAGCCATCTTCGCAGTCTTGACTGGCTCCTT gTCTTTAGGCCAGGCATCTCCTTGCCTGAGCTCATTTGCAGCGGGACAAGCTGCCGTTTTCAAAATGTTTGAGACAATCAACAGAAAGACAGAGATTGATGCATATGACACCAGAGGGAAGAAGCTGGATGACATTCATGGAGACATTGAATTTAAGAATGTGTGTTTTTGTTATCCTTCAAGACCTGATGAAGAGATATTCAGAGACTTGTCTCTGTTCATAGAAAGAGGGAATACTGTGGCATTGGTTGGAGAGAGTGGAAGTGGGAAGTCCACAGTCATCAGTTTGATAGAAAGATTTTATGATCCAAAATCTGGTGAAGTACTGATTGATGGTATCAATATCAAGGACTTCCAATTGAGATGGATAAGAGGGAAGATTGGTCTTGTCAGCCAGGAACCAGTCCTCTTCTCATGCAGCATTAGAGATAACATAGCTTATGGCAGGGATGATGCAACTACTGAAGAAATAATTGCTGCATCTGAGCTAGCTAATgcttcaaaatttataaacagCATGCCTCAG GGAATTGACACCATGGTCGGTGAGTTAGGAACTCAACTATCTGGTGGGCAGAAACAAAGAGTGGCCATTGCAAGAGCAATACTGAAAGATCCTCGGATTCTGCTACTTGATGAAGCTACCAGCGCATTGGATGCAGAGTCAGAAAGGGTTGTGCAGGAGGCACTTGATAGAGTGATGACAAACCGAACGACTGTTATTGTTGCTCACCGGTTGAGTACAGTGAGGAAGGCTGACACAATTACTGTCTTACATGGAGGGAAAATTGTAGAAAAAG GTTCACATTCTGAACTACTGGACGACAGGAATGGAGCCTACAGTCAGTTCATCCGGTTGCAGGAATTGGACCAGGAATTGAATCACAGTGTTCAGTCTGAAGATGACAAGTTCATCACATTAGTCGAAGCAGGCCGACAGCTGAGCAGCCAGACTTCACTTCACCGTTCAATCAGCCGGGGGTCCTTCGGGAGCAGCAGTCGGCGGTCATTGTCGATCCCTTTCGGCATACCTATAGGACTTGATATTCAAGATGGAGGCCCGGAGGACCCCGACATGGAAATGCCTTGTAAACAGCCACCAGTACCACTCCAGCGTCTTGTTCATCTTAACAAGCCTGAGCTCCCTGTACTCATCCTTGGTGCGGCTGCTGCAATTGTCAGCGGAGTCTTGCTGCCGATATTTGGTCTCCTCTTATCAAACATCATAGAAACATTCTACCAGCCACCACCAAAGCTGAAGAGGGATGCAAAGTTTTGGTCAGCTATGTTTGTGGCCACTGGTGTTATATATCTGCTAGCACTGCCAACAAAATCATACTTCTTTGCTGTGGCTGGAGCCAAATTGATAAGAAGGATTAGATTGATGACTTTTGAGAAGCTGGTTCACATGGAGATGGCATGGTTCGATGATCCTGTAAACTCAAGCGCAGCCATTGGGGCCAGGCTCTCAGCTGATGCAGCAACAGTCAGATGTCTCGTTGGTGATGCTCTAGCATTGCTTGTTCAGAATACAGCCACTTTACTTGCTGGTTTGGTGATTGCTTTTGTTGCCAATTGGCAACTTTCTCTGATAATCTTGGCATTGATACCTCTCATAGGCCTGAATGGATGGATACAAATAGAATTCATGAAGGGATTCAGCGCTGATGCCAAG ATCATGTATGAGGAAGCAAGTCAAGTAGCTAATGATGCAGTTGGAAGCATCCGAACAGTTGCTTCATTTTCAGCAGAGGAGAAGGTGACCGAACTGTACAAAAGGAAATGTAATGGCCCTACTGTCACCGGAATTAGGCAAGGTTTGATCAGTGGCATCGGGTTTGGGCTCTCATTTTTCTTGCTATACTCCGTATATGCACTCAGTTTCTATGCTGGAGCTCGGCTTGTTGAGGATGGCAAGACATCATTTCCCAAGGTTTTCCGG GTGTTCTTTGCTCTACTGATGGCAGCTATTGGAATCTCTCAGTCAAGCTCTGTGGCGCCTGATTCTAGCAAAGCAAACTCTGCAACAGCCTCAGTGTTTGCAATTCTAGACAGGAAGTCTATTGTTGATCCAAGTGATGAATCTGGGATGAAATTAGAAAGCTTAAGAGGCAATATTGAATTCAGACATGTGAACTTCAGGTATCCACTGAGGCATGACGTCCAGATATTCCAAGACTTGAACTTGATCATTCAATCTGGAAAG ACTGTGGCACTGGTTGGTGAGAGTGGGAGTGGGAAATCTACAGCATTGGCATTACTGCAGCGGTTTTACGAGCCAGATTCAGGCCAAATACTGGTAGATGGAACAGAGATAGACAAGTTCCAGGTGAAATGGTTGAGGCAGCAGATGGGGCTGGTTAGCCAAGAACCAGTCTTGTTCAATGACGCCATCCGAGCAAACATCGCTTATGGAAAGGAAGGAAAAGCTACCGAGGCCGAGATCATTGCTGCTGCTGAATTAGCAAGTGCTCATAGGTTCATCAGCTCATTGCAGCAG GGTTACGACACATTGGTAGGGGAGAGAGGCATTCAGTTGTCAGGGGGGCAAAAGCAGCGGGTGGCGATAGCAAGGGCCATAGTGAAGGAGCCGAAGATCCTATTACTGGATGAGGCAACTAGTGCACTGGACATTGAATCAGAGAGGATAGTTCAGGAGGCTCTGGAACAAGTGATGAAGAACAGGACAACTGTGGTGGTTGCTCACAGGCTTTGTACAATAAAAAATGCAGACTTGATTGCAGTGATCAAGAATGGAGCTGTAGTGGAGAAGGGAAAGCATGAAACACTCATGAACATCAAGGATGGAGCTTATGCCTCCTTGGTTGCACTTCAATCCAAGTCTTACTACTCTTCATAA
- the LOC120283328 gene encoding acyl transferase 7-like: protein MSYSVSKLSQGLVVPAEATPGGRLALSDLDQTPLLRCLVPSLHLFKHGPWDAAKVIRTALSKALVFYYPLAGKLVEDDETGELHVDCTGNGVWFIEASANCSLEDVNYLEHPFSISIQALLPDSRPHINLEDHIILIQVTQFTCGGFVIGIRFSHTIADGKGAAQFFHAVAELARGMERPSIIPVWSREFVKRRIARAPAAGAPSNSPSKRLEYMIIDVPTEHINKLKQDYLDETSKPCSTFDVLIATVWQRRTRAICLPPDALTKLSFAANFLHLLTPALPAEGGYYGNCFYVLKAKAPSEMVANASIVELVKIIKETKGKLAEGFAKWVKGEDDDDEGDSDCYDTLNATDWRHLGFNDVDYGWGKAARIVPFEHTDFMPFCVLGLPPAKENSVRLMTYCVLNEHYAAFRDQMISLA, encoded by the exons ATGAGCTACTCGGTGAGCAAGTTATCACAAGGACTGGTAGTCCCCGCCGAGGCAACGCCTGGCGGTAGACTAGCCCTCTCGGACCTTGATCAGACCCCTCTGCTACGGTGTCTGGTGCCATCGTTGCACTTATTCAAGCACGGACCTTGGGACGCTGCCAAAGTTATTAGGACAGCGTTGTCCAAGGCCCTGGTCTTCTACTACCCTCTGGCTGGAAAGCTCGTGGAGGATGATGAGACTGGAGAGTTACACGTGGACTGCACCGGCAACGGAGTCTGGTTCATCGAGGCCTCTGCGAATTGCAGCTTGGAAGACGTGAATTACTTGGAACACCCCTTCTCCATCTCCATTCAAGCTCTACTCCCTGACTCACGTCCTCACATAAACCTCGAAGATCACATCATACTCATCCAG GTGACGCAATTCACTTGCGGTGGCTTTGTCATCGGCATACGATTCTCACACACGATTGCCGATGGCAAAGGTGCGGCGCAGTTCTTTCATGCGGTGGCCGAGCTGGCAAGAGGCATGGAACGGCCGTCGATCATACCGGTCTGGTCTAGAGAGTTCGTCAAGAGGCGGATTGCCAGAGCACCTGCAGCAGGAGCACCATCAAACTCACCTTCGAAGCGGCTAGAATATATGATCATCGACGTGCCAACCGAGCACATCAACAAGCTGAAACAGGACTACCTGGATGAGACGAGCAAACCATGCTCCACCTTCGACGTCCTCATCGCCACCGTGTGGCAGCGCCGCACCCGAGCCATCTGCTTACCACCGGATGCTCTCACTAAGCTTAGTTTCGCAGCCAACTTCCTTCACCTCTTAACTCCCGCACTACCCGCTGAAGGGGGTTACTATGGCAACTGCTTCTACGTACTCAAAGCCAAGGCACCGAGCGAGATGGTCGCTAATGCGTCTATTGTGGAACTAGTGAAGATCATCAAGGAAACCAAAGGGAAGCTGGCGGAGGGGTTTGCAAAGTGGGTGaaaggagaagatgatgatgatgagggtGATAGTGACTGCTATGACACGCTGAACGCTACGGACTGGAGGCATTTGGGATTCAACGACGTGGACTATGGATGGGGAAAGGCAGCGCGCATAGTGCCATTTGAGCACACAGACTTCATGCCCTTCTGTGTCCTTGGTCTGCCACCGGCCAAAGAGAACAGCGTCCGACTCATGACTTACTGTGTCCTCAATGAACATTACGCTGCGTTTCGTGATCAGATGATCAGCCTGGCATGA
- the LOC120283731 gene encoding acyl transferase 4-like, whose translation MSYAVSKLSQGLVVPAEATPGGSLALSDLDQMPLIRCMVPSMHVFKHGPWDAANVIRTALSKALVLYYPLAGKFVEDHKTGEVRVDCTGDGAWFIEASANCSLEDVNYLEHPFAIPSQALLPDSRPHIDIDDLIVLMQVTRFTCGGLVIGIRTSHTMADGKGAAQFFRAVAELARGMDRPSIMPVWSRELVRRRVERAPAGPPQDLPSKRLEYMIIDVPTEHVNKLKQQYLNETCKPCSTFEVLIATVWQCRTRAIGLPPNALTKLSFAANFLHLLTPALPAEGGYYGNCFYVLKAKATSEMVANASIVELVKIIKETKGKLAEGFAKWVKGEDEEEGDDDCYDTLNATDWRHLGFNDVDYGWGKAARIVPFEHTDFMPFCVLGLPPAKENSVRLMTYCVLKEHYAAFRDQMISLA comes from the exons ATGAGTTACGCGGTGAGCAAGTTATCACAAGGTCTGGTAGTCCCCGCCGAGGCAACTCCGGGCGGTAGCCTCGCCCTCTCGGACCTCGACCAGATGCCTCTCATACGCTGTATGGTGCCATCGATGCACGTATTCAAGCACGGACCTTGGGACGCTGCCAATGTTATTAGGACGGCGTTGTCCAAGGCCCTGGTCCTTTACTACCCTCTGGCTGGAAAGTTCGTGGAGGATCACAAGACTGGCGAGGTGCGCGTGGACTGCACCGGCGACGGAGCCTGGTTCATCGAGGCCTCTGCGAATTGTAGCTTGGAAGACGTGAATTACTTGGAACACCCCTTCGCCATCCCCAGTCAAGCGCTGCTGCCTGACTCACGTCCACACATAGACATTGATGATCTCATCGTACTCAtgcag GTGACGCGATTCACTTGCGGTGGCTTGGTTATCGGCATACGAACCTCACACACCATGGCCGATGGCAAAGGCGCGGCGCAGTTTTTTCGTGCGGTGGCCGAGCTGGCCAGAGGTATGGACCGCCCGTCGATCATGCCAGTCTGGTCTAGAGAGCTCGTCAGGAGGCGGGTTGAAAGAGCACCAGCAGGACCACCACAGGACTTACCTTCCAAGCGTCTAGAGTACATGATCATCGACGTGCCAACAGAGCACGTCAACAAGCTGAAGCAGCAGTACTTGAATGAGACTTGCAAGCCATGCTCCACCTTCGAAGTCCTCATCGCCACAGTGTGGCAGTGCCGCACCCGAGCCATCGGTTTACCCCCGAACGCCCTCACTAAACTTAGTTTCGCAGCCAACTTCCTTCACCTCTTAACTCCAGCACTGCCCGCGGAGGGTGGCTACTATGGCAATTGCTTCTACGTGCTCAAAGCCAAGGCTACGAGCGAGATGGTCGCTAACGCGTCCATTGTGGAACTAGTGAAGATCATCAAGGAAACCAAAGGCAAGCTGGCGGAGGGGTTCGCTAAGTGGGTgaaaggagaagatgaagaggagggtgatgatgatTGCTATGACACACTCAACGCTACGGACTGGAGGCACTTGGGATTCAACGACGTGGACTATGGATGGGGAAAGGCGGCGCGCATAGTGCCCTTCGAGCACACTGACTTCATGCCCTTCTGTGTTCTTGGCCTGCCTCCGGCCAAAGAAAACAGCGTCAGGCTCATGACTTACTGTGTCCTCAAGGAACACTACGCTGCGTTTCGTGATCAGATGATCAGCCTGGCATGA